One segment of Saprospiraceae bacterium DNA contains the following:
- a CDS encoding transposase, translated as MKKANHYSDQFKKRVVNEVLSGEESLEYYRRKYRIGGSMTISRWIDKFATEELVPMSTKRKDSEEVAELKAELALLRRELADERLRREAYELMVKIAEEEFDIPIEKKFGVKQPKK; from the coding sequence ATGAAAAAAGCAAACCATTACTCGGATCAATTCAAAAAGCGGGTAGTAAACGAGGTTTTGTCAGGCGAAGAGAGCCTGGAGTACTATCGTCGGAAATACCGGATAGGCGGAAGTATGACGATATCCAGGTGGATTGATAAATTTGCAACGGAAGAACTCGTACCCATGTCAACAAAAAGAAAAGACAGCGAAGAAGTGGCCGAACTAAAGGCCGAGTTGGCCCTATTGCGACGGGAGTTGGCGGATGAGCGCCTTCGCAGAGAGGCTTATGAATTGATGGTCAAGATAGCGGAGGAGGAGTTTGACATCCCGATCGAAAAAAAGTTTGGTGTCAAACAGCCCAAAAAATGA
- a CDS encoding IS3 family transposase — MKDLHPQVPLGHLCGLFDKSRQAFYQRQQVIYERALEEHLVLSQVRSIRKRQPRIGCRKLLVKLEERGIEIGRDALFDMLRDNGLLVRRRRNGTRTTNSSHWLRKYPNLIRHFEAMRPNRLWVSDITYLETEEGYLYLFLITDACSKKILGFALADNLDADNAVEALKMALKTMKEDCSGLIHHSDRGVQYCSDKYVKLLNKHNILISMTENGDPLENAIAERVNGILKDEWLYDMGKMDKSTMRKIIPQIIHIYNDERPHLSIDMLTPNVAHSMSEKLKKRWKNYYRTSNQTEETKLGFSTN, encoded by the coding sequence ATGAAGGACCTGCATCCACAAGTACCGCTGGGGCACTTGTGTGGGTTGTTTGACAAGAGTCGCCAAGCCTTTTACCAAAGGCAACAGGTCATATATGAACGGGCGCTGGAGGAGCACCTTGTCCTGAGCCAGGTTCGCAGCATCCGCAAACGGCAACCTCGGATAGGCTGTCGGAAACTCCTGGTGAAGTTGGAAGAAAGAGGGATCGAGATAGGCCGCGATGCGCTTTTTGACATGCTTCGGGACAATGGGCTGCTGGTAAGGCGGCGCCGGAACGGGACAAGAACCACCAACAGCAGCCATTGGTTGCGGAAATACCCCAACCTGATCCGGCACTTTGAGGCCATGCGCCCCAACCGGCTTTGGGTAAGCGACATCACGTATTTGGAGACCGAGGAAGGCTATCTGTACCTGTTTTTGATAACAGATGCGTGCTCCAAAAAGATACTGGGCTTTGCACTTGCGGACAATCTGGATGCGGACAATGCAGTAGAGGCACTGAAAATGGCCCTCAAAACGATGAAAGAGGACTGCTCCGGCTTGATCCATCACTCGGACCGCGGCGTGCAGTATTGTTCTGACAAGTATGTGAAACTGCTGAACAAGCACAACATCCTGATCAGCATGACGGAAAACGGGGACCCGCTGGAGAACGCCATCGCAGAGCGTGTCAACGGGATTCTGAAGGATGAGTGGCTATATGACATGGGCAAAATGGACAAGTCCACCATGCGCAAGATCATTCCACAAATCATCCACATTTACAACGACGAACGCCCGCACCTGAGCATCGATATGTTGACCCCAAACGTAGCGCACAGCATGAGCGAAAAACTGAAAAAACGTTGGAAAAACTACTACCGGACTTCCAATCAGACAGAGGAAACCAAGTTGGGTTTTTCCACAAACTAA